One Aptenodytes patagonicus chromosome 7, bAptPat1.pri.cur, whole genome shotgun sequence genomic window, ACTATTTAgtacaaaacacaaaaaaggaggaaaaaatacttaaaatagatCCACTTCTCAATTTCCTTACAGATGTTTTCCGTGTCGCGccataaaaaagaatttaaagcaaaatagATATACAAAAGCTACTGTGCTCAAGTCAGCGGCGTATGTACACATTAAAATCAGAACAATACAAAAAGTATTCTAGTAGCAAAGgcaatatataatattttatataaacagtgtttgaaaaatataaaattaggAAATAATGCATAGAAGAGCGTGTTTCACAGGCCCTGCAGCAATGTGTTATTCACAGCAACGGCTGCATTAGCAAGTCCTTGCAACGAAGGCAGAATTTACACCAGATCCCGAAATGAACAACTCATTGCTTGCAGAATTCGCTGGTTATGTTGGGAAGGGGGTAGGCAAAGAGGGAGAAATCCAGGATATATTTCAGTAACAGCTCTTTTATCAGATGGCGTTGAGTGTTGCACAGGTAGTAATGGAGCGTTTCTGCTGTCACGGGCTTGTACCACGACTGCCGTTCGGGGAAGCGGATGAAGGAGGGCGACTGGACTTGCTCGAGGACGTAGTTGGCGTCCGTGTTCAGCCGCTCGTAGGAGCCGATGAAGTCGTACCTCACGGCGCAGGGCTGGCACAGGTTGTAGATGGGCATCCAGTGCTCGTTCATCCTCTCCGCCTCCTCGTCCAGCAGGTACCGGAGAAACTCGGAGAAGGTCACGTCGTCGCCTGCCGAATTCCCCCCGTTCTTCCGATACCTCCTGACGATCTCCACCCCGTACTTCTGCTGGTACTCCTTGATCTCCCCAAATTTATTCCTGTAGGCCGACAGCAGCCTCTCCATGGGGTTTCGCACGAAGATGAACTTGTAGTAGTTCTTCAGGCGGTAGCTGATCTCGTCCGGCTTCATGTCCCCCAGGAACACCAGGTCGCTCTTGTGATCCATCTTCAGCTTGACGTCGACGCTCTCCAGCGCCCCGTCCAGCACCTTCAGGATGCGTTTCCAGTTGGAGCAGGCCACCTTGGGCACGTAGCAGTACAAGAAGCGGTACTTGTCGCTGACCAGGAGGTGCCGGAGGACTGTCCGCCGCTggccggccggcagctcccagACGCTGCGGGGCATGGCCCGCTGCCTGCAGACGGCACGGATGGTGCGGTTGCGGATGTCCTGCAGCACCTCGTAGTCCAGGTCGCCGGGAGCCTCCTCAccgccaccgccccgccgggAGAGCTCCCCCGCTGCCGGGTGCAGCGGCGGCGGCTTCACCTCGGCCAGGATGCCCTTCTCGATCATGAGGAGCAGCCCGCTGGAGGCCAGGATCACGCCGAACATCAGCATGGAGGGCAGCAGCACGGTGCCGCCGCCGGCGCCCCGTGGGCGGGCCCGGCTGCGGCCCGAGGCGGCCGCCCGCCTCACCTCCCCGGTGAAGGGGGAACGGGGGAACATGGCCTCGGAGGGgtcgggccgccgccgcctcagccgcCGCGCCGCATGCCGGGgatggagaggagaggggggggGCTGGCTGGCGGCTCCCCGCCCGGCTGCCGGCGCCGTGAGGGGGACGTGGAAACGGGAGCGAGGCGGGGCAGCGGCCGGCAGTGACGGCCGCGGAGGGCGGGCCgcgggccgggggaggcggcggccatttcgcggcggccccgccccgccgctcgccTGCCTCAGGGGgaaggggcggcggcgggcagcgagCGGGGCAGGCAAGGGAGGGCGAGGGAGCTCCCCCCGCCtcgcccgggcccgggcccctCCGGCGGCTTCGTGAGGGGAAGCGAAGCCGGGAGTTGCCCGCGGCCGCCGGGTTTCCAGTCAGCGCTCCGGCACCCGGAGGGTGGTTAACCGCCCGGCAGTGCCCTTCAGTCAGGCACAGGCATCATCGCCTTTAACAGGTGTCTGAGTAACACCCCAcgctcccctctccccaaaacacattttaaatgtaatttaaaataaaaccctccAGGGTTTGCTCTGAGTTACAGGCTGCTGCTCACAGCACAGTTTAAAGCCCATTGCTTTCCAGATCGTATGTAGCCGTTCTGTGGCTATGTGCAGCGACACAGGCTTTAATTAAATGGCTGTAGTAGTTTTTGCAATACTAGGCCAAAGTAGCCTTAATCAGTAGTCGTGCCACGCTTTATTACTGCGCAGCTTTAGCAgcctagaggaggaggagatgcaaGGTACCTGCCGAGCCGTGCACAGAGCTACGCCGAGTCCGGGCCGAGGACGGCTGTGCCACCACCTGAAAGCCAAAGGACAAGATTTCTAAAACTTTGTAGGTATTTCCCCCAAGCCGCCTTCTTCAAATTACTCCAGCTGACGTTCTCTAACACCACCTCTGCTTAAGGCAAACCGCTTGATGCTGAGGCTTTGACCAGTCAAAGTAACAACAAGCTGTAACCAGCGGCTTGTCATTAGAGCCAGGTAGGCAGCCTGAACAGCCCATAGCACTAAGCCAGCCATAAGGATGCCATTCCTACATACAGCCCTTTCTAGAGCAGAAATCATTTCATACTGGCATTGTTCTGCGTATTTTTCTTCAATACGTTTTCAGAGCATACCACGGGGCTTGTGCATCTTAACTAGTCTTGCAGGGACTCTGTCAAAAGCTTTCTTAACATCAAGAGAAAAACAGCTTCCACTTAGTTTTCTTTGATCAAAAGCCAAGAGCATTTTGTCAGCCAAGGCAGACAAAGCATTTGTAGTGAAGCGCGAGAGCCTGAAGCtagattattttacattttacagttttattttgatgTAAATATAGCATTAGCTCTAGGAAGAGACCGTATGTTCTACtctgccaccagcagcacagctgtAAATCTGCACACTCTGTAGCGTTATCAGATTTCTGCTTTGATTTCAGAGGGCAGGTCCAAGGATCTGATCTTCATCTCAACACCAGCATAAACTGAAGCTGCACCAATGTATATAATCCGTGGCACCGAGACAAGAACCAGGCCTCCCTGGAAAGCCCTCATCTTAGAGAAAAAGACTCCGATTACACTAAACTCCAGTACAGGCACTAATACTAGTGCCAAAGCAGCCAagggaaatttttatttcttagaagGAGTGTTAGTCTGGCACCACTTGTCctcttttgtttctattcaccCCTAATATCTATAGGTCTAGAGTAGTTATATATAACAACAGAGTGgttctgaaaaatatattccagaCTGCTAGAAATGGAAGACTGCCCATGATGTCAGTGGGTTAATTTTTCTCCTAGGTATGCAAGGGAACTTTGGTTTAAGGACTGGGCTGAATAGCACAGGTATCTGGTAGGATGCAAAGTCTCTACAGAAAGAACACAGCAAAGCAAATACACGGTTCAGGGGGCTGTTTTGTTCGTTTGCAAGGCTAAACCCCAtgtcactgaagaaaattaactgtggTTATACTGAACAAGCCTATTGCTCACTCTGGAtattaattaatttgattttcaaagcAGTTAAAAGAAACCTCATGTTCAGAGCGTGCAAAACTACGGGAATATATTTCACAGACAGatgcatttcttcagaaaaggtacatttagaaaataaaatgtcactgaGGAAATCCAACTTTAGGCTACTGTGGTTTGCCTACAAGTTTATGCTACAAACCGCAAGTGATGGAAGTGTTTAGTTCTTTCTTACAGATATATGAGGAGGATTTTTATAATTCACAGCCCTTTTCAAGGTGCTTTCAAACCTCACCATTTACCGTTGTCACTTTATTCCAAATAGTGAAAAGCACACACACCCTTGTTTTGGCTAAGTAAATACATGTTCTGGCTCTGCCCCAATTCCAGGAACTGCGCAGGAGATGCACGTGGAAACAGAAGGCTCGGTGATGACAGCATCTGCGAGCGTCTCGACGATCCTAATGAGAAACTGCGAGCCTGGGAAGGAAGAGGCTTGCAGATGTGCTCTTTCATCTAACTGATCTGCTGACTCGTGGTGCTGGTGCACTCTGGACAAACTTTGATGCTTGTTTCTCTACTGCAGGTAAGTATTTCTGCAACAGTCATCATCCGTCTGCCTAGCGCAGACTAGCAAGCAATGACTAGCCAC contains:
- the CHST14 gene encoding carbohydrate sulfotransferase 14, yielding MFPRSPFTGEVRRAAASGRSRARPRGAGGGTVLLPSMLMFGVILASSGLLLMIEKGILAEVKPPPLHPAAGELSRRGGGGEEAPGDLDYEVLQDIRNRTIRAVCRQRAMPRSVWELPAGQRRTVLRHLLVSDKYRFLYCYVPKVACSNWKRILKVLDGALESVDVKLKMDHKSDLVFLGDMKPDEISYRLKNYYKFIFVRNPMERLLSAYRNKFGEIKEYQQKYGVEIVRRYRKNGGNSAGDDVTFSEFLRYLLDEEAERMNEHWMPIYNLCQPCAVRYDFIGSYERLNTDANYVLEQVQSPSFIRFPERQSWYKPVTAETLHYYLCNTQRHLIKELLLKYILDFSLFAYPLPNITSEFCKQ